CCACGGCTACGATTATTCCCGCAGTAGTAACCCCAACCGGGATGCTTTGGAGCGAGTGATGGCTTCGTTAGAAGGGGGCAGCGACGCCGCCGCTTTTGCTTCCGGTTCGGCAGCAACGATGACCATTCTTCAGGCGCTCTCGCCGGGCGACCACGTGATGGCCCCCACCGATCTCTATTTTGGCATCCGCAAATTGCTGACAGACGTTTTTATGCCCTGGGGCCTGGCTGTAACTTTTGCGGATACCACCGATCTTACCGCTGTGCAAAATGCAATGCAGGCTAACACCAAACTGGTATTGATCGAAACTCCGTCGAATCCGCTGATCAAAATCACCGACATTCGGGCCATAGCCGAGATAACTCACCGCTCGAATGCTTACCTGGTTTGCGATAACACCATTGCCACCCCCATTTTGCAGCGCCCCCTTGACCTGGCCGCCGACCTGGTGATCCACGCCACCACCAAGTACCTGGGCGGGCACAGCGACATCTTGGGCGGCGTGGTGGTGGCCAAAACCGATAGCGAGTTTTGGCAGAGAATCCGGCATATTCAACACCTGGGCGGCGCAGTGCCTTCGCCGTTTGAATGTTGGCTGGCACTGCGGGGTATCCAGACCCTCCCCTATCGCGTCCGCACTCAGGCCGAAAATGCCCTGCAAGTGGCGCATTTTCTCAGTACTCACCCGGCGGTTGAGCGGGTCCATCATCCCGGCCTGAAAACACATCCGGGACACGCGATTGCTGCCGCTCAGATGGCGGGGTTTGGCGGGCTGTTCTCATTCCAGGTTAAGGGTGGACAGGCCGAAGCAATGGCCGTGGCGGCCAGGGTGAGTGTATTCACCAGGGCCACCAGTTTTGGCGGCCCGCACAGCCTCATTGAGCACCGCGCCTCTATTGAGGCAGCGGGCACAAAAACGCCGCAGAATTTATTACGGGTATCCATTGGCCTGGAAAATGCGACCGATCTCATCCAAGACCTTCGCCAGGCTCTGGAATGATGTCCCCCTTGCCCTCATAAACTTAGCGGGGCGTTTCCTCAAATGGCCAGTCGAGTGATGGGTTATCAATAAAACGATACCGCACCGGATGGGCCTGCTGAAGCAGAACCAGATAAAGACGTGGCTCAAGGTCGGCCTGAGACAGGCCCAATCGCTCCAGGAGGGTGTTAATTTCAGCTTCGGCGGCAGGAATATTGGCTTTATTAGCGCATAAAATTTCAATTTCAACAAAATGGCCTAAATATTCAACTTTGTTTAGCTCAATATGCGCCCGGCCCACCTGGTAAACTTGCGATTTTTTCCGCTTGACCACAAATGGCTCAAAGCCAAAATGGTTGGCAAACCTAAAAAAGGCATGCGGCTTATCTACCGCAAATTCCACTTCCTCATTGGCTTCAGCGCCATCCGCTGCCACCGGTTGCTTAAAAGTGACGACCGCGTTCTTTCCTTCGCGGCGCAAACGGTAACGTTTGGGGGGCACCGGGTTGGTATCGCCACATCGTCTAAAGTACACATCCTCTTTGAAAAACTCGCCCACAAATTCACCCAACGCTGCCGCCCGTTTTTTGATCACCTCCGGCTGATGCACACGAGCTTTCAGTTCAACTTCAAACATTATAAATTATGGGAAGAAATTTGGCCGATCTCCCTTTTTTACCTCCGGCTTGAGATTAACAATACAGGTAGTATAGAGAAACCGGCCAGAGCTGTCAATCATACCTTATGCCGGCTATTGGCTCATCTTCCGAACAAACACCCTATGACCATCTTCCTCTTGCGGCTTGATGATGGTCAACTTATTCTGAATACATCCATTTACGTTTGCCAAAGTGAACGCGGTCAAGTAAACTTATGAGGCAAGAGCGCATTAAAGGGTAAATGATAAAAATTTAAGAAAAGCATGACGTTTTGAAAAAGAATGATGTAAAAAAAGCACAATGATCACAGATTTGCCCTTCGTCAACCAAAAAACCCAAGTTTTTTCAACCATCAGCACCAAACTGCACGTTCCTGTGGCCCCGCCGTCGTTGGTGCAGCGGCCTCGTTTAATGCAGCAGTTGAACCAAAGCATTCAGTACAAATTGGTACTGGTGTCTGCGCCGGCCGGGTTTGGCAAAACCACCCTGCTCAGCGATTGGAGCCAGCGCAGTGAATGGCCCGTGGCCTGGGTTTCGTTGGATGCGGCAGACAACGACCCCATTCACTTTTGGTCTTATGTAATTACCGCTCTGGATAAATTGGACGCCGACCTTGAACACATTCTTGATTTGCTGCGTGCCGCCCATACCGACATCACTTATCATCTTACCGGCTTGATCAATGCCCTGGCCGCTATTTCCGATGACTTTGTGCTGGTGTTGGATGATTATCATTGTATTGAAAACAACGATATTCATACGGCGCTCACCTTTCTGCTGGATTATTTGCCGCCGCAGATGCACCTTATTCTGGCCGGCCGGGTTGCCCCTCCGCTGCCTCTGGCCCGCTGGCGAGCGCGGAGCCAATTGATGGAGTTGGGCAGCGATGACCTGCGCTTTTCTCAGGAAGAAACTCAAACCTTGCTCCGGCAAACCATCAACGTCAATCTGTCCGCCGAAGAGATTGCCATGTTCCAACAACGCACCGAAGGTTGGGTGGCGGGTTTACACCTGGCGGCGCTCACCGCCGGAGGTTCGGCAAATATTACGGCCAGCTTTCTCAACAGCTTCCGCGGCGATCATCGTTACATTGTTGACTACCTGGCCACCGAAGTTTTACAACAACAGCCGGAACCTATCCGCAATTTTTTGTTGAGCACGGCGGTTTTGGAATACCTGCAAAGCGATCTGTGCGATGCGGTTACGGGCCGGGATGACAGCCGCTCGGTTTTAGCCGAAATTGAACGGCGAAACCTGTTCATCATTCCCTTATGCCAGCAGGAGCGAACCTATCGCTACCACCACCTGTTTGCCGATTTCCTGCGCAGCCAATTACGGCAGAAGCAGGCCGACCAGTTACCGGCCCTGCACCGCCAGGCCGCGGCCTGGTACCAAGCTGGGGGCGATATTGGCCGGGCTATTCAACATACTTTGGCTGCCGGAGATTTTACCGAAGCTGCGGATTTGGTGGAGCAGGTGGTTAAACAGCGGCTTGTATTGGGTGAATTTAATACGCTGTTGGGCTGGTTCAAGGCCTTGCCGGAAGCTGTGATTCACTCCCGGCCTAAATTGTGCCTTTTTTACGCCTGGACCCTGACCCATGCCGGTCGCTTTGATGAAGCCACTCATTATCTGGACCGGCTCGATCAGGCGGACGGCCCTGAGGTTAAGATCTTCATCGGCGGGAAAGCGGCTATTCAAGCCCGCATGGCCGTGATCCAGGGTGATCCCGACCGGATTGTTGAATGTTGTAAACTGGCCCTGGCGCACATCCCCGCAGAGTTGATTGCTCTGCGTAGTGAGATTTCGCTGGATTTGGCTTTTGCCCAGGAACAGTTGGCCGCCAATCTGGAGGAAGTGCAGGAAGCCTTTGAAGAGGCCATTGCCTGTAACCGCTCTAGCCATCATCCCCGGGCGGCAATGATGGCCAGTTATTATTTGGGTAATTTGTATCTCACCCACGGTCAATTGCAACCGGCCGCGCAAGTGTATCAACAGGCATTGCAGTGGGCGCAGCGTTACTCGCCGCCTGCTGTTTCCCTCTGTTGGGCGCATGTGGGTTTGGGGCAACTGCTGTACGAGTGGAATCGCTTGGACGAAGCGCATGAGCACTTGCAACAGGCCTTGCAATTAGCCCAGCAAAGTGGTGAAGTAAAAGTGCTTATTTACAGCCATCGGGCGCTGGCCTACCTGTATCAAGCCAGAGATGAGCTGACTCAGGCGCAAACTTCACTCCGGCAGGCCGAAGAGATTGCCCAACAAACCAACATTGTATCTTTGATTGAAGATGTAGCCGTTGACCAGATGAGGCTGTGGCTCAAAGAGGGCCAGCTTGACACGGCTGCCGGTTGGGTGCAACAATGCGGCTACAGCCTTGATCCTGAACATCCTGAGGCGCGGGAAAATGCGATTGTCATTCTCCTGGCCCTGGCCCAAGGCATATCCCAACACGTACCGCTGCCTCAGGAGATTGTTCCTTTATTGCAACAACGCTGCGCGCATGAGCAAAGCATTGAACACAACTGGCAGCTTATCCAAAATATGGGGTTGTTGGCGGTGGCTTACTCAATTAATGGCCACACAGCCAAAGCCCGGGAAACTTTTCAACAAACCCTGGCGCTGGCCCAACCCGCCGGATTTATCCGCACGCTTATTGACCAGGGAGCAGCTATCGCCACCCTGCTCCGGCAATGTGTTGAGGATAAAGCGGTTGGCGGTTATGCCGGCCAACTTCTGGCTGCCCTGGGTAAAGAAACTATCGTAACAATCACGCCGCTGCCTACAAAATTGCCGGACCAATCCCTGGTTGAACCCCTTCGCCAGCGGGAACTTGAAGTTCTCCAACTCATTTCCACGGGACGTTCAAATAAAGAAATTGCCGACGAAATGATCCTGGCGGTCAGTACGGTCAAGTGGCATCTCAAAAATATTTACGGAAAACTACAGGTCAACAATCGCACCCAGGCCCTGGCCAGGGCCAGAGAACTAAACCTGTTGTAACCCCACCCTCCCCCTCCCCTCTACCCTCCTGGTCACCCTCCTTTTGGAGGGTGATTTTCTTTTTGACCTCTGTTACAATGGCCTCAATTAAAGTTAATAATCGGTTAAACCGCAAACATCATATTGTAAAGTAACGGGGTGAAACAAATGAAATATCGTAAATTTGGCAATCTTGATTTTGAAGTTTCAGCGCTTGGATTTGGGGCCATGCGACTGCCTATTATAGACGGAAACGGCGCCGCCATTGATGAAGCGGAAGCAACTAAAATGCTTCATTACGCCATTGATCGCGGGGTAAACTATGTGGACACGGCCTATCCCTATCACGATGGAAACAGCGAACGGTTTTTAGGCCGGGCGCTCAAAAATGGGTATCGGCAAAGGGTCAAATTGGTCACCAAAATGCCCAGTTGGAAGATTGAAGGCCCCCAGGATTTTGACCAATACTTTGACGAGCAGCTTGAAAGACTCCAGACCGACTACGTTGACTTTTACTTGCTCCACTCGTTGAACAGCGACTGGTGGGCCAAATTGCGCGATTTTGGCGTTCTGGCCTGGGCGGAGAAGGCCATTGCCGCCGGGCGTATTGGCCGGCTGGGCTTTTCGTTCCATGATAGTTACGAGGTGTTTAAAGAGATTGTAGATGCTTACGATGATTGGGGTTTGTGCCAGATCCAATACAACTACATGGATGTCGAAAACCAGGCCGGCCTCAAGGGCCTCCAGTATGCGGCAGAAAAGGGGCTGGCCGTAGTGATTATGGAGCCTTTGCTGGGGGGTAAGCTGGTCAATCCCCCCCAACCGATTCAAAAGATTTGGGATACTGCGGCCAATAAACGTTCCGCCGCCGATTGGGCTTTGCAGTGGCTGTGGAGCCAACCGGAGGTAGCGGTGGTACTCAGCGGCATGAGCGCCATGTCACAAGTTGAAGAAAACCTGGCCAGCGCCGATGTGTCTGAAATTGGCGCGCTCACCAGAGAGGAATTGGCGCTCTTTGAGCAGGTCAGCCAAAAGTATAGCGAACTTTCGGCTATCCCCTGCACTCAATGCAATTACTGCATGCCCTGTCCCAACGACGTCAATATCCCCTGGAATTTTAACATATACAACAGCGGCCTGATGTATGATAAACCTGATAGCGCCCGCGGCCAATATGCCTGGCTGGCCGAATCTTACCGCCTGGGTATTTCGGATACAAATCAACAGGCCGGCGGCTGCATCCAATGCGGCGAGTGTGAGGCCAAATGCCCCCAGGGTATCCCCATCAGTGAATGGATGCAAATTGTTCACCAAGTGTTGGGTGAGGGCCAGCCCTTTGTATCCAGATTGGCCTGACTCCTAAAAAACAAGCACCCCCGGCAGGACTCGAACCTGCGACACAAGGTTTAGGAAACCTCTGCTCTATCCTCTGAGCTACGGGGGCACAAATATTACTGTTACGCAAAATGCAACTTTATAAGGCTATGGAGAAAGTTGCCTATTAAATATTTGATTTTCAGAGAAAGTTTACTATGAATTAATCTCTAAGTCAATCTGCAAACTATCAAAGTTTACAGCCTGATGCCATTTTTGTAGTAGTTGTACCTCAAACCCATGTGGGGGACATGCCGGATAATATTAGCAAAAGCTAGCAAGTTCTTGTTCAATGACCAGATCAGGATCAAGGCCGGCCCGGAAGGCATAGTTTTTGAGCACTTTGTAAACCACCGATCCGGTGAGCGGCCCCCTTTGACCAAGCGGAAAGGCGTTGGTTGATGGTAGCCGATTTGGCCCGCTCGACTGTTTGCTGGTGGCTTTTTCAACAGGAAGCGTTGTGGTGAGGCTTAGAAACATCACACTATTCCGGCGGTGGCATCAAGCATTAATAGCCCATCTGGGGGATATTTTACTAAAAACATCTATCCACATGGGCGATTGTAACAACGATCTCCTATCACCAGGGCTATCAAAAAGATAGCCCATTTTTGTTACAAAAATTACCCAGGTTGGTATGGGCAAGCCAGCCGGGAAAGTTTATACTGAAGGAGAGTACAAGCCCCCATTGGAGAAAATCATTGGCGAAAATCCGTGTTTTTGTCATTTCGGCTCACTTGATGTTCAGTCGTGGGATCGAGAGTCTACTTTATCCAGAAGCGGATATAGAGTTTGTCGGGCATGCGATAGATGTAGACGGGGCCATCGAATATATTAAAACGCTTCAGCCAGATGTAATCATCATAGATGGTGATAGTGTTGGGGCTGAGATAGAGTTTATCTTAAAGGCAAAACCGGACCTTAAAATCATCAAC
This DNA window, taken from Anaerolineae bacterium, encodes the following:
- a CDS encoding aldo/keto reductase, with product MKYRKFGNLDFEVSALGFGAMRLPIIDGNGAAIDEAEATKMLHYAIDRGVNYVDTAYPYHDGNSERFLGRALKNGYRQRVKLVTKMPSWKIEGPQDFDQYFDEQLERLQTDYVDFYLLHSLNSDWWAKLRDFGVLAWAEKAIAAGRIGRLGFSFHDSYEVFKEIVDAYDDWGLCQIQYNYMDVENQAGLKGLQYAAEKGLAVVIMEPLLGGKLVNPPQPIQKIWDTAANKRSAADWALQWLWSQPEVAVVLSGMSAMSQVEENLASADVSEIGALTREELALFEQVSQKYSELSAIPCTQCNYCMPCPNDVNIPWNFNIYNSGLMYDKPDSARGQYAWLAESYRLGISDTNQQAGGCIQCGECEAKCPQGIPISEWMQIVHQVLGEGQPFVSRLA
- the cyaB gene encoding class IV adenylate cyclase encodes the protein MFEVELKARVHQPEVIKKRAAALGEFVGEFFKEDVYFRRCGDTNPVPPKRYRLRREGKNAVVTFKQPVAADGAEANEEVEFAVDKPHAFFRFANHFGFEPFVVKRKKSQVYQVGRAHIELNKVEYLGHFVEIEILCANKANIPAAEAEINTLLERLGLSQADLEPRLYLVLLQQAHPVRYRFIDNPSLDWPFEETPR
- a CDS encoding aminotransferase class V-fold PLP-dependent enzyme gives rise to the protein MNIETQAIHAGHQIDPATGAITPPIHLSTTFERQPDGRYPHGYDYSRSSNPNRDALERVMASLEGGSDAAAFASGSAATMTILQALSPGDHVMAPTDLYFGIRKLLTDVFMPWGLAVTFADTTDLTAVQNAMQANTKLVLIETPSNPLIKITDIRAIAEITHRSNAYLVCDNTIATPILQRPLDLAADLVIHATTKYLGGHSDILGGVVVAKTDSEFWQRIRHIQHLGGAVPSPFECWLALRGIQTLPYRVRTQAENALQVAHFLSTHPAVERVHHPGLKTHPGHAIAAAQMAGFGGLFSFQVKGGQAEAMAVAARVSVFTRATSFGGPHSLIEHRASIEAAGTKTPQNLLRVSIGLENATDLIQDLRQALE
- a CDS encoding tetratricopeptide repeat protein, with product MITDLPFVNQKTQVFSTISTKLHVPVAPPSLVQRPRLMQQLNQSIQYKLVLVSAPAGFGKTTLLSDWSQRSEWPVAWVSLDAADNDPIHFWSYVITALDKLDADLEHILDLLRAAHTDITYHLTGLINALAAISDDFVLVLDDYHCIENNDIHTALTFLLDYLPPQMHLILAGRVAPPLPLARWRARSQLMELGSDDLRFSQEETQTLLRQTINVNLSAEEIAMFQQRTEGWVAGLHLAALTAGGSANITASFLNSFRGDHRYIVDYLATEVLQQQPEPIRNFLLSTAVLEYLQSDLCDAVTGRDDSRSVLAEIERRNLFIIPLCQQERTYRYHHLFADFLRSQLRQKQADQLPALHRQAAAWYQAGGDIGRAIQHTLAAGDFTEAADLVEQVVKQRLVLGEFNTLLGWFKALPEAVIHSRPKLCLFYAWTLTHAGRFDEATHYLDRLDQADGPEVKIFIGGKAAIQARMAVIQGDPDRIVECCKLALAHIPAELIALRSEISLDLAFAQEQLAANLEEVQEAFEEAIACNRSSHHPRAAMMASYYLGNLYLTHGQLQPAAQVYQQALQWAQRYSPPAVSLCWAHVGLGQLLYEWNRLDEAHEHLQQALQLAQQSGEVKVLIYSHRALAYLYQARDELTQAQTSLRQAEEIAQQTNIVSLIEDVAVDQMRLWLKEGQLDTAAGWVQQCGYSLDPEHPEARENAIVILLALAQGISQHVPLPQEIVPLLQQRCAHEQSIEHNWQLIQNMGLLAVAYSINGHTAKARETFQQTLALAQPAGFIRTLIDQGAAIATLLRQCVEDKAVGGYAGQLLAALGKETIVTITPLPTKLPDQSLVEPLRQRELEVLQLISTGRSNKEIADEMILAVSTVKWHLKNIYGKLQVNNRTQALARARELNLL